In Oceanispirochaeta sp., the following are encoded in one genomic region:
- a CDS encoding AEC family transporter: protein MHTPFLLSLFTILLGYFLKRIGILKAEHSGPLSKIVMNVTFPALILITFSSSRITKELFLLPWLPVLSALLGLGAGLYLFRRLSSDTKGLMLMATMGLNIGLFAFPILQGLFGDLGVQVAAMVDLGNAFVIFGLSYMVGERFSPVRENHKRGVWGTIKVFSRSVPLVCYILALFINLMGLSLPSFTLSWLSILARANQFLVLLVLGLVLSFGWRTHLKSGLVPLLILRYSTALALGTLVWFFFPADQVVRKIIFMCLILPAGFAVVPYSLEFEYDRDSAGAIVNITLIISFFLMWGLAIFL from the coding sequence ATGCATACTCCTTTTTTACTGAGTCTGTTCACAATCCTTTTGGGCTATTTTTTAAAAAGGATAGGAATCTTAAAGGCTGAACACAGCGGACCACTCTCAAAAATTGTCATGAATGTGACCTTTCCGGCTCTCATTTTGATAACTTTCTCCTCTTCCAGGATTACGAAAGAGCTTTTTCTTCTCCCCTGGCTTCCTGTTCTCTCAGCCCTTTTGGGGCTGGGAGCAGGGTTGTACCTTTTTAGACGGCTGTCCTCGGATACAAAGGGTCTCATGCTCATGGCCACCATGGGTTTGAACATTGGTCTCTTTGCCTTTCCTATACTCCAGGGCTTGTTCGGTGATCTGGGGGTTCAGGTCGCCGCCATGGTGGATCTTGGAAATGCCTTTGTCATATTCGGCCTCTCCTATATGGTGGGAGAGCGTTTTTCTCCGGTGAGGGAAAATCATAAAAGGGGAGTCTGGGGCACGATCAAGGTCTTTAGCCGCTCGGTGCCTCTCGTCTGTTACATTCTGGCTCTGTTTATCAATCTAATGGGCTTGTCACTGCCTTCTTTTACCCTTTCCTGGTTGAGTATTTTGGCGCGAGCTAATCAATTCCTGGTCCTTCTGGTTCTTGGACTTGTTCTCAGCTTCGGGTGGAGGACTCACTTGAAAAGCGGTTTGGTTCCCCTTTTAATCCTGAGGTATTCTACAGCCCTCGCTCTGGGAACTCTGGTTTGGTTTTTCTTTCCCGCTGATCAAGTGGTCAGGAAAATTATTTTTATGTGCTTGATTTTACCTGCGGGTTTTGCAGTAGTTCCCTATTCATTAGAGTTTGAATATGACAGGGACAGTGCCGGAGCCATTGTGAATATAACCCTGATTATCAGTTTTTTCCTGATGTGGGGGCTGGCTATTTTTCTGTGA
- a CDS encoding ATP-binding cassette domain-containing protein, with protein MQEEYLLRIKDVCKSFSGVSVLKNVCLNVRAGSVHSLMGENGAGKSTLMKCLFGIYRQDEGTFFLGNEEFNFQDPKHALENGVSMVHQELNQVVQRTIIDNIWLGRYPTKRIFVDEKKMYDDTKALFERLNINVDPRIGLDKLSVSQRQMVEIAKAVSYNAKVIVLDEPTSSLTDNEVKKLFDIIAVLKADGVGVVYISHKMEEIFEISDEVTVLRDGNYIGTEKIEDLTMEKVVNMMVGRDLEERFPPKTNVPGKVHMSVKNLTTKYRPVIHDVNFDLHRGEILGIAGLVGAGRTEMVESLFGARTLESGEIFIDGLKIDNSNPHKAINNHFALLTEERRQTGIYPVADITFNSTISNVQAYKNKFGFLVDQKMKDDTDKQISNMRIKTPNRRELIRSLSGGNQQKVIIGRWLLTNPDILLLDEPTRGIDVGAKFEIYQLIIDLANSGKSVIMVSSEMPELLGITNRIMVMSNGYVSGIVNTEETTQTEIFNMSAKYLNNNREAEA; from the coding sequence TTGCAAGAAGAATATTTATTAAGAATAAAGGATGTCTGCAAGTCTTTTTCAGGTGTAAGTGTTCTAAAAAATGTCTGCCTGAATGTTCGAGCGGGATCTGTTCACTCCCTGATGGGAGAAAACGGAGCAGGAAAATCCACACTGATGAAATGCCTCTTTGGTATTTACAGACAGGATGAGGGAACATTCTTCCTGGGCAATGAAGAGTTCAATTTTCAAGATCCAAAACATGCCCTGGAAAATGGTGTCTCCATGGTTCACCAGGAATTAAACCAGGTTGTACAGCGAACCATCATCGACAACATCTGGTTGGGTCGGTACCCTACAAAAAGAATCTTTGTGGATGAGAAAAAAATGTATGACGATACAAAGGCTCTTTTCGAGCGTTTGAATATCAATGTTGATCCAAGGATCGGATTGGACAAGCTTTCGGTATCACAAAGACAGATGGTGGAAATTGCCAAGGCTGTCTCATATAATGCCAAAGTCATCGTATTGGATGAACCAACATCATCCCTTACGGATAACGAAGTCAAAAAACTATTCGACATCATTGCTGTTTTAAAAGCAGATGGTGTGGGAGTCGTGTATATATCTCATAAAATGGAAGAGATTTTTGAAATCTCCGATGAAGTGACTGTTCTCCGGGATGGAAACTACATCGGGACTGAAAAAATTGAAGATCTGACCATGGAGAAAGTTGTCAATATGATGGTTGGCCGGGACCTGGAGGAGCGTTTTCCTCCCAAGACCAATGTCCCCGGTAAAGTCCATATGTCTGTCAAGAATTTGACCACTAAATACAGACCTGTTATTCATGATGTGAACTTCGATCTCCATCGGGGTGAAATCCTGGGAATTGCCGGCCTGGTCGGTGCGGGGAGAACCGAGATGGTTGAATCTCTCTTCGGAGCGAGAACACTTGAAAGCGGTGAAATTTTTATAGATGGGTTAAAGATTGATAATTCCAATCCTCATAAGGCCATCAATAATCACTTTGCCCTGCTGACAGAAGAACGCCGGCAAACCGGGATTTATCCTGTGGCAGACATTACATTCAACTCCACCATCTCCAATGTTCAGGCCTATAAAAACAAGTTTGGATTTCTTGTCGATCAGAAGATGAAGGATGATACGGACAAACAGATCAGCAATATGCGGATCAAGACTCCCAACAGGAGAGAACTCATCCGTTCCCTCAGCGGTGGAAATCAGCAGAAGGTCATCATCGGCCGCTGGCTTTTAACCAATCCAGATATTCTCCTGTTGGATGAACCCACAAGAGGAATTGATGTGGGTGCCAAGTTTGAAATTTACCAGCTTATCATTGATCTTGCCAACAGCGGTAAATCTGTCATTATGGTATCTTCAGAAATGCCAGAACTCCTGGGTATTACCAACAGAATCATGGTTATGAGTAATGGATATGTCTCTGGTATTGTAAATACCGAGGAGACGACACAGACCGAGATTTTTAATATGTCTGCGAAATATTTAAATAATAATAGAGAGGCCGAAGCATGA
- the mglC gene encoding galactose/methyl galactoside ABC transporter permease MglC: MSTLGDKLFRKTKEEWMDLLINNAIYIVIFLIIMIVVIKEPSFISIPVFRNILTQSSVRLILAFGVAGIIILQGTDLSLGRSVGFAAVISASLLQRPDYASRFYPDMVQLPLFVPLLAAIVVCVFFSAINGWVVATFKIHPFLATMGMMITLYGILSIYFASGAPGPQPIGGHDNRYVELVTGQTLGVPNLVLIAAIVSVFVWVLWNKTTFGKNMYAVGGNPEAANVSGVNVTRTTILVYVLAGVMYGIGGYLEAARIGSANNGTGFGYELDAIAACVVGGISFSGGIGKVSGAIAGVLMFTIIAYGMTFVGLDQYYQYIIKGILIVAAVSLDAKKYLKKV, encoded by the coding sequence ATGAGTACCCTAGGGGATAAACTCTTTAGAAAAACAAAAGAAGAGTGGATGGATCTGTTAATTAACAATGCCATCTACATCGTTATTTTTTTAATCATCATGATTGTTGTCATCAAGGAACCCTCCTTTATATCCATCCCGGTATTCAGGAATATCTTGACTCAGTCTTCGGTCAGACTGATTCTGGCCTTTGGCGTTGCCGGTATCATCATCCTCCAGGGAACTGACCTCTCCCTGGGACGTTCTGTCGGTTTTGCTGCCGTTATTTCGGCATCTCTTCTACAGAGACCCGACTATGCCTCCCGTTTCTATCCTGATATGGTCCAGCTTCCCCTGTTTGTTCCCCTTCTGGCGGCCATTGTAGTCTGTGTTTTTTTCTCCGCCATCAACGGCTGGGTTGTCGCCACCTTTAAGATTCACCCCTTCCTGGCGACCATGGGTATGATGATTACCCTTTATGGTATTCTCTCCATCTACTTTGCTTCCGGTGCTCCCGGACCTCAGCCCATTGGCGGTCACGATAATCGTTATGTGGAACTGGTGACCGGACAGACCCTGGGGGTCCCCAATCTGGTACTCATTGCCGCCATTGTGTCTGTGTTTGTCTGGGTACTGTGGAATAAGACGACCTTTGGAAAGAATATGTACGCCGTCGGCGGAAACCCTGAAGCAGCCAATGTTTCTGGTGTTAATGTCACCAGAACTACTATCCTCGTTTATGTCCTCGCCGGGGTTATGTACGGAATTGGTGGATACCTGGAAGCGGCCCGTATTGGTTCTGCCAATAATGGTACAGGTTTCGGTTACGAGCTGGATGCCATTGCGGCCTGCGTTGTGGGAGGAATCTCTTTTTCCGGCGGGATCGGAAAAGTGTCGGGAGCCATTGCGGGTGTTCTGATGTTCACTATTATTGCCTACGGGATGACCTTTGTAGGACTGGATCAGTACTACCAGTACATTATCAAGGGTATTCTCATCGTTGCCGCCGTATCTCTGGATGCCAAGAAATACCTGAAGAAGGTGTGA